A genomic region of Streptosporangium lutulentum contains the following coding sequences:
- the truA gene encoding tRNA pseudouridine(38-40) synthase TruA, whose protein sequence is MVRLRLDLAYDGTDFSGWAKQPGQRTVQGEIEEALGKIFRLPEPPALTVAGRTDAGVHARGQVAHVDLDAGGFGALESRHRRGASPASAPAEPGSPESVDEQLSALVRRLAGVLPSDVRVRRVTVAPGGFDARFSAMSRRYAYRISDTPGGVDPLRRREVAWYGRPLDVDRLNAAAAHLLGEHDFAAFCKKREGATTIRELQRLDWVREEGILVATVVADAFCHSMVRALVGSLLPVGEGRLPVDWPGQVLKSVVRDSKVHVAPAHGLCLEEVLYPGAEDLARRAAETRRVRTLSS, encoded by the coding sequence GTGGTACGGCTGCGCCTGGATCTCGCCTATGACGGCACCGACTTCTCCGGCTGGGCGAAGCAGCCCGGACAGCGAACCGTCCAGGGAGAGATCGAGGAGGCGCTCGGCAAGATCTTCCGGCTTCCCGAACCGCCGGCGCTGACGGTGGCCGGGCGGACCGATGCCGGAGTGCACGCGCGGGGCCAGGTCGCCCATGTGGATCTGGACGCCGGCGGATTCGGCGCGCTGGAGAGCCGCCACCGCCGGGGGGCGTCCCCGGCAAGCGCTCCCGCCGAGCCCGGATCGCCGGAGAGCGTCGATGAGCAGCTCTCTGCTCTGGTGAGAAGGCTGGCAGGGGTCCTGCCCTCGGATGTGAGGGTTCGTCGCGTCACGGTGGCTCCTGGGGGCTTTGACGCCCGGTTCTCAGCGATGTCGCGGCGGTACGCCTACCGGATCTCCGATACGCCCGGCGGGGTGGACCCCCTCCGCAGGCGCGAGGTCGCCTGGTACGGCCGTCCCCTCGACGTCGACCGGTTGAACGCGGCCGCCGCCCATCTGCTGGGAGAGCACGACTTCGCGGCCTTTTGCAAGAAACGCGAGGGAGCGACCACGATTCGTGAGTTGCAGCGGCTCGACTGGGTGCGGGAGGAGGGCATCCTCGTCGCGACGGTGGTGGCCGACGCGTTCTGCCACTCGATGGTCCGGGCACTCGTCGGATCGCTGCTACCCGTCGGGGAGGGGCGGCTTCCCGTGGACTGGCCCGGTCAGGTGCTGAAGAGCGTCGTCCGGGATTCCAAGGTGCACGTCGCGCCCGCGCACGGCCTCTGTCTCGAAGAGGTGCTCTATCCGGGAGCGGAGGACCTGGCCCGGCGGGCCGCCGAGACCCGCCGGGTGCGCACGCTCAGTTCCTGA